Proteins encoded by one window of Panicum virgatum strain AP13 chromosome 7N, P.virgatum_v5, whole genome shotgun sequence:
- the LOC120681831 gene encoding dynamin-related protein 3A-like gives MAKSAAAAEAAPETVGQAVIPLVNSLQDIIARLDGDAAAGLELPQVAAIGGQSSGKSSVLEALVGRDFLPRGPDICTRRPLVLQLVRHSAPEEWGEFLHAPGCRFHDFEQIKREIQLETDKEAGDNKGVSEKQIRLKIFSPNVLDITLVDLPGITRVPVGDQPSDIESRIRTMIMQYIKHPSCIILAVSPANADLANSDALQLARLADPDGSRTIGVITKISWTGALMLVTSYWEM, from the exons atggcgaagtcggcggcggcggcggaggcagcacCTGAGACAGTGGGGCAAGCAGTGATCCCGCTAGTCAACAGCCTGCAGGACATCATCGCACGGCTggacggcgacgccgccgccggcctggaGCTGCCACAGGTGGCGGCGATCGGCGGGCAGAGCAGCGGCAAGTCCAGCGTGCTGGAGGCTCTCGTCGGCCGCGACTTCCTCCCGCGGGGCCCCGACATCTGCACGCGCCGTCCTCTCGTGCTCCAGCTTGTGCGCCACTCGGCTCCCGAGGAATGGGGGGAGTTCCTCCACGCCCCCGGCTGCCGGTTCCACGATTTCGAACAGATCAAGCGCGAGATCCAG CTTGAAACGGACAAAGAAGCTGGAGACAACAAAGGTGTTTCTGAGAAACAAATTCGTTTGAAAATCTTTTCACCAAATGTCCTAGACATCACCTTGGTTGATCTTCCTGGAATAACACGGGTGCCAGTTGGAGACCAGCCTAGTGATATTGAGTCAAGAATAAGGACAATGATCATGCAATACATTAAGCATCCAAGTTGTATTATCTTGGCTGTCTCCCCAGCAAATGCAGATTTAGCTAATTCTGATGCACTCCAACTGGCAAGGCTTGCTGATCCTGATG GGTCTCGTACAATTGGTGTTATCACCAAG ATATCATGGACAGGGGCACTGATGCTCGTAACTTCTTACTGGGAAATGTGA